The following proteins are co-located in the Ruminococcaceae bacterium KH2T8 genome:
- a CDS encoding PAS domain S-box-containing protein/diguanylate cyclase (GGDEF) domain-containing protein — translation MEQEPREELLEQLDALTLADVGLVLDEAVFCRFLINPWDKRILFSDGMCKVLGAAATQEMLLTTYYQHIPEEEREQISAKYNETVSEIASGDYEKATIAHGLTKNAFDVADVKFHMQKILLDGKGYVGGFVEDCSRNMRERSFAQLFGEGLNSYLFTYDIESDTCCVSDRFVQEFDLESNLIYDFSKKYKEYIHPDDADKLHETFIQFVKTHLTDPDMEIRFLAPGRGELYLRVEGFTDAGPSGKFGGDARYVSGAFSDITGYVQDDYLRTNLIEGTGAITFYADLDSEMLYISENIGDMIPEAPRQIEGDFVEILASKIVPEDRDRFIVAIKRSISEIGTKFASEVRFRRADGSVVWIACRGKSLEEKIQHKKIVVGIAFDLTKMNEVKEHVEKSDASHSLTNLPTRDRLNKDAEELIRNKDTLSAAVILADINEFHSYNDRFGRNAGDAIIVAFAELLKKTVPEIATVYHVSDDTFAILWPDASHKNITEYMSDLQEYSSAPLHTEEGDFFITWGLSASFYPTGSTVDELITNAEIALHKVKQEKKLKYAIYSPVDLHELKERVDFELNINQCIRNNMENFQLFYQPLTDVKTGELVGAEALLRWQAKDGELVNPEKVVAALESTDQMDTVGSWILNEAVKQVAKWRSKGVPENFYVHINATADDLIRKEYVKDVLETLDRYNVPAKNILIELTETSLMKNMAMCRKNLNKLHAANIRTALDDFGSGYSSFNYLKELPVDEIKIDKTFVDDMETEEFNRSFISAMTMLAHSIGKGVVVEGVETETQAETLKNMGADIFQGYLFGKPMSVFAFWNKYFS, via the coding sequence ATGGAACAGGAACCCAGAGAAGAATTGCTAGAGCAGCTCGATGCGCTGACTCTTGCCGATGTGGGTCTCGTTCTGGACGAGGCTGTATTCTGCAGATTCCTCATAAACCCATGGGATAAGCGCATACTCTTTTCCGACGGTATGTGTAAGGTACTGGGTGCGGCCGCTACGCAGGAGATGCTCCTGACGACATACTATCAGCATATCCCCGAAGAAGAGCGCGAGCAGATCTCCGCGAAGTACAACGAAACGGTCTCCGAGATCGCAAGCGGCGACTATGAGAAGGCCACGATCGCTCACGGACTTACGAAGAATGCTTTCGACGTTGCGGACGTTAAGTTTCATATGCAGAAGATCCTGCTCGACGGCAAAGGCTATGTCGGAGGCTTTGTAGAGGACTGCTCGAGGAATATGCGTGAGAGGTCTTTCGCGCAGCTATTCGGTGAGGGCCTTAATTCCTATCTTTTCACATACGATATCGAAAGCGATACCTGCTGCGTCAGTGACAGGTTCGTTCAGGAGTTCGATCTCGAGTCGAACCTCATATACGATTTCTCGAAGAAGTATAAAGAGTATATCCATCCGGACGATGCGGACAAGCTTCACGAGACATTTATCCAGTTCGTTAAGACGCACCTGACCGATCCCGATATGGAGATCAGGTTCCTGGCCCCCGGAAGAGGCGAGCTCTACCTTCGTGTCGAAGGCTTTACGGATGCCGGACCTTCGGGAAAGTTCGGAGGCGATGCAAGATATGTATCGGGTGCTTTCTCGGATATTACCGGATATGTTCAGGACGATTATCTTCGTACCAACCTTATCGAGGGTACGGGTGCCATTACTTTCTATGCGGACCTTGACAGCGAGATGCTCTATATCTCCGAGAATATCGGTGACATGATACCCGAGGCTCCGCGCCAGATCGAAGGTGACTTTGTTGAGATACTCGCATCGAAGATCGTGCCCGAGGACAGGGACAGATTTATTGTCGCGATCAAGAGATCCATTAGCGAGATAGGAACGAAGTTTGCTTCCGAGGTCAGGTTCAGGAGAGCCGACGGCAGCGTCGTATGGATCGCCTGCAGAGGTAAGTCTTTGGAGGAGAAGATCCAGCACAAGAAGATAGTCGTAGGTATCGCATTTGACCTTACGAAGATGAATGAAGTCAAGGAGCATGTGGAGAAGAGTGATGCATCCCATTCGCTCACCAATCTTCCCACGCGCGACAGGCTCAATAAGGATGCCGAGGAGCTGATCAGGAACAAGGATACATTGTCCGCCGCGGTCATCCTCGCAGATATCAACGAGTTCCATTCCTATAACGACAGGTTCGGTCGAAATGCGGGTGACGCGATAATAGTTGCTTTCGCGGAGCTTCTTAAGAAGACCGTTCCGGAGATCGCGACCGTTTATCACGTGAGCGACGATACTTTCGCTATATTGTGGCCCGATGCTTCGCATAAGAATATCACGGAATATATGTCCGACCTTCAGGAATATTCATCCGCGCCTCTTCATACGGAGGAAGGTGATTTCTTCATAACATGGGGACTGTCGGCATCTTTCTATCCGACTGGTTCTACCGTAGACGAGCTCATCACTAATGCCGAGATCGCGCTTCATAAGGTAAAGCAGGAGAAGAAGCTCAAGTACGCTATCTATTCTCCCGTCGATCTTCATGAGCTCAAGGAGAGAGTCGATTTCGAGCTCAATATCAATCAGTGCATCCGAAATAACATGGAGAACTTCCAGCTCTTCTATCAGCCTTTGACCGACGTTAAGACCGGCGAGCTCGTGGGTGCCGAGGCGCTCCTTCGCTGGCAGGCTAAGGATGGCGAGCTCGTAAATCCGGAGAAGGTCGTAGCGGCTCTCGAATCGACCGATCAGATGGACACGGTCGGCAGCTGGATCTTGAACGAAGCGGTAAAGCAGGTTGCCAAGTGGAGGTCGAAGGGCGTTCCCGAGAACTTCTATGTTCATATAAATGCAACGGCTGATGACCTTATCAGGAAGGAATACGTTAAGGATGTCCTCGAGACCTTGGACAGATACAACGTTCCTGCCAAGAATATCCTTATCGAACTTACTGAGACATCCCTCATGAAGAATATGGCGATGTGCCGAAAGAACTTAAACAAGCTTCATGCCGCTAACATCAGGACGGCGCTCGATGATTTCGGTTCAGGTTATTCGTCGTTTAACTACCTGAAGGAACTTCCCGTAGACGAGATCAAGATCGATAAGACCTTCGTCGACGATATGGAGACCGAGGAGTTCAACAGATCTTTCATCTCCGCTATGACGATGCTCGCTCACTCGATAGGTAAGGGAGTAGTCGTTGAGGGCGTAGAGACCGAGACACAGGCCGAGACCTTAAAGAATATGGGTGCCGATATCTTCCAGGGATACCTCTTTGGCAAGCCCATGTCGGTGTTTGCTTTCTGGAATAAGTACTTTTCTTGA